The sequence atctggtctccctcaTCAAGGGTCATGCTTGcattgagaaagtgcagtgaaggtcgACCAGATGGtttcctgggtgggtgggattggACAAGTGGAGATTGAGTAGACAGGGCCGTACTTGATTTGAGAAAAATGATAGGTGATCTcatttgaaatgcacaaaattcttacagaaacGGGGTAGGTGTAGGGAGACTGTTTTCCCCCAGCTGGGCAGCTAGAACCAAGTATCACTACCTCAGAGGCTCAGATTCTTGGGACAGAGATGAAAAGAGATATCAACTAAGTATGTTTATTTAAATTCTGGATGAGGGCAGTTCTAATATCCAGAACTAAATGGCTTCTCCAAACTCTTCATCAAAGCTTGTCAATTCATTGTGCCTGTGGCACAGTGACAGGCAAGGAGTTTGTGAAAAAATTGGTTTCTTACGGTTTGTGTTTTATTCTTGTAGGACCGTCGCAAAGTGATTCTTTCAACAAACATTGCAGAAACATCTGTCACCATTCCAGGCATCAAGTATGTTGTGGATACAGGAATGGTTAAAGCTAAACGTTACACCCCTGGTGGGTAATACAtaattttccccctttcacctcccTCCACGCTCTCTCCTGCTTGCTCTTCTCCTTCACCCTGCTCCCACTgttccagcacttggtcagtaGCCCATTTACAGGGTGCGGGAAGAACCATCAGTCCTTCTGCCAGGTCACAGTGCAAAATAGAAGCCTGGATCCCTCTGCCAGTGGACAGGCAGTGTGATATAATGTGAACCTCAATACCTCTGGCCATAGAGACTTGCAAGCCAGAGATCTCAAACCCTCTGCCCATCAGCAGGGTGAGATGCCAAGCCTCAGTCCCCTGCCCATGGAGCAATCCGGGAGGCTGGAATCCCCTGCGCATCGAATGcgagactgtaaaagcttctctCCCAGCCCATTGGCAGAGAGAGATTGTTGCTCCCTTCACTCATCTACAATGTGAGACAGCGGCTTTAATCCCTCTGTTCAATGACACGATGTGGAACAATAATATTGTTTGGCAGTAGGACCCAATttttcctgcctaatggcagacTTTGAGATAATGGGCCTCAATCCCTTTGCTGCTCAATGTATATGAGACAGTAACTCCGGAACCCACTCCCATCGAGTGTGCAAGATGGTTAATCATGATCCCCAATGTGGGGCAGTAAACCTGGACTCCAGCTCACCCATTTATCTCCGTTCCCTTTCCTTCATGTCCTAGTATTCAAGTTAATTCATGAACACTTCAATGTGAGGGATATTTCACTGGTGTCATCAAGCACACTGTACTGTTTGCTAAGAACTTCAGTGTATCAGTAAATTTTTATCATGCTTTACTTTTGTATTGCATCCTAGTATTCAAAGCTAACGTTAATGCTCTTACTTTTGTCTTGCTGCACTTGCTGTTTCAGGCTCTAGATCATTGAGGAAAGGAGAGCTTGAAACTTTAAGATGGGAGGTTTTCACAATTCTCTTTGGTAGATCAGTGTGCAAAGGGCTAACTGAGCTCCTCATTATCCATGACAATAACTTCCTTCGTGAAGACTGAGTATTTACTATAAAACAAGTCTGAGCCTACCTAATGGAAACGGGTAAAATGGAGTCAGAGAAATCCAGTAAATGTTGTTTTCTAGAGAGTGGATTGGAGGTTCTCGCTGTGCAGCAAGTGTCCAAAGCCCAGGCGTGGCAGCGAGCAGGGCGCGCAGGAAGGCAACACTCGGGAATCTGTTACCGCCTTTACACAGAGGAAGAATTTGAAAAATTCCTCAACATGACTGTCCCAGAGATACAAAGGTAATCTCTTGTGGTGCATCTGTTTAGtagaatttgttgttttattgctGTCGGTTACTGGGGCCTAGTTTGGTAAATTGTCCAAGACTGATTTAATTCTGTCATTGTCCAATGCTGCCTGTGACCCAGCCTTGCCATTCATGTTGTGTTCCTGTCCACAGGTGTAACCTGTCAAGTGTgatgctgcagctcctggcactcGGCATTCCCAACATTCTCACGTTTGACTTTATCTCCAAACCATCTCCAGGTAAGAGGAACCAAGGGCGGTTTACCAGCCTCTGACAGGCAACTTTTCTGCGGTAGGTTCTAACTGGTGTGACTCTGTTTTCACTTCCCTGAATAATAGCCAAATGAATACATAGTTGGAAAACTGCTGTTTAACACAAAATATTGCTTGTAATGGACTtcagaaatgtaaacagaaaatgctggatattctTTGCAcaccagacaacatctgtggagagagaaatgttgaTCTTTTATAGAAGTGGAAAAATTGGAGATGTTATCTATTTTAAGCAAGTTACATGGACAGGGAAAGCTGTAGAGGGTGGTTTGGAATAGAAGGAAAAGGCAAAATGGAGGGTTTTTCCTAAGGTGGGAGTGATCAGCAAACAAAGGAGATACATTGATGGAGCAAGGCAGAGGGTCTGGCAACAGGACACGTGGGTTTGGAGAATCTGTGGAGTGTGACAACAGAATCCATACTGTATAATACTGGACAGGTAATCCCAAAGACACAAGAAGACAACCCGTTGAGGAAACTAGGGAATTCAAATCAATTAATTAAACATGGATTTTTAAGTAAGAAGTTAGTCTCAGTGTGAATAACGTGAGGTagtctggaggagatgcaagCAGGAGAAATCGCCAGCAGAGAGTGCAGGAGGAAAACTACATTGTGGAtcgtgcagaagattgccaaaggatacagcgggatatcgaTCACTTGCAGATACaggcgaagaaatggcagatggagtttaatccggccaactatggggttgcactttgggaaatcaaaagtaaagggaaagtacacagttagtgatcaggcagaagatgcaaaagcctgaaagcacacaccaccaggctcaaggacagcttctaccctgctgttataagataagatgataaaactattgaacggttctttagtatgataagatggactattgacctcacaatctacctcattatgaccttgcaccttattgtctaccagcactgcactttctctgtagctgtgacacttttctctgcattctgtattgctttaccttgtgctacctcaatgcactgtgtgctcaattgatctgtatgaacggtatgcaagtcaaagatccagttgcagagggagatgttgagtcgtaggtctcggagtttggtgacaaacttgcttggtattattgtattgaaggcagagctgtagtcgataaacaaagcctaacataggtgtcttAGTGTAACTGGGTTGTATTCCAAGTGCATAAAAAGTTGATGTTGAAAAGCAGAGATTAGCCAAGTGTTGGTATTAAGTGACTTCATGTCACAAACCTAAAATAACTCAGCACAAGCAGATGCATTTGACAGCTCTGTGGCTTCCGATCATAGCTTCGGTGACATAgtaaattattgtttttttttgatatattttCCATTATAAAATATGCTTAAAGTTTCTGGCTGCTGACTAAACTCCAAGACTTTCTGTACAGAATCAATCTCATTAAATGCCAGAGACTTTAATGTCTCTGTTAGTGAAGGAAGGGAAGaagcagtgtgggctgtgaacCATACCCCTTGAAATGAGCAGCAGTGAAACTGCAACTCAACAGTCTCTTGGTGGAGGAAAGGATACAAAAGGGACATTGGGGCAGGGCAAAAATAGTGTAGAAAGCACgaaattaaaataatattggGAGTTGTTTCCCTCTTTGCATCTATAGCATTGAGGATTACAGAGTTTAAGGGCTTTAGGCTTGAAACCTTGGCTTTTCTTCACCTGTTGATGAAGATTATTTAGAACACAGAAGTCAATCATTAGGTCTGCCAAGGCTCGTGTTTATGTTCCATGCAGGCATTTTCACACTTTGCTCTCTCAGCTTGGCAATGCATCATTGTTAATTGGGTACTGAAGAGATGATTTACCGAATGCATTTAGCTGCTTGAGGGCACATTGCATCTCAGAAATTAATCCCAATGGTGTTCGTTCAATGAATTTTAATTAGCATAAATGAAATAgaagagaatttttaaaagtaGATGAATAAAACTAATAACATTTAAAGAGGCCTTTATATTTCTGCATGTGGTTTTTTGTTCTCTTGTTTGCGGTACTGCCTGCCTTGTTGCAGGTATGGTATGTCAATCCTGTGGATGTTGTGTCTTTAATGGGACTTGAACCAGATGTGTGTCTGCAGATGCTGTGCGGGCAGCTATTGAACAGCTAGAACAGCTGGGAGCTGTAGAGTGCAAAGACAACCAGATCAGCCTGACACCTTTGGGGAAGAAAATGGCAGCATTTCCTTTGGAACCCAGATTCTCCAAGGTAACTGGCGTAATTCATAGCTTTTCAAATGAGGCAACCCACACCCTGTGGATATAAATATACACCAGGAGGTGCCCAGACCCAGAAGATTGTCCAAACCTGGTGAAGACTTGGGGAAGGTCCCTAGCTCCAGGACCAGAGAGGTACCCATAGACAGAGGAGACACATCATCCTAGAAGAgttctaccaccctgccttcatcgatcttcttggttacctccttacaaaaaactcagtcaaattagtgagacaggatttcccctcaAGGCCATGCTGAATGTCCCTTTCCTTTCAAATGTACACTAGTCCTGTCCCTTGGAGTTtgctccaatagtttccctaccactgacgtaaggctcaccagcaaAGAATagcattagctaccctccagtcttctagtaattcagctgtggctaatgaagatgaaaaatctctgtcaaggccccagctatctcccttcctgtttccatagtattctgggatagatctcatcaggctctggggatttatcaaccctttgTGTCCCATGATGTCTAACATCTCTTTCTTAACACTGACCTGCACCAGATTATctgcatacccctccctgaactccccATCTtatacatccttctccttggtgagtacagatgagaagtattcatttaggacctcacctatatTATCTGGCTCCACACATGAGTTAAACTTTGATCCCTAGGGatacccactctttccctagctgCCTCTTAGTAAACTCTTTGAGGTCTGTGTCATTGTTTCAATAAGGGGTAGAGTTTCATGGCCAGTGTTCCTTCATTAGCCAACTCTTCCAGAAGTTCAGAAGTTTCATTTACCTTTGTACCCAGGGTACCTGCTGATTTTGCCCTGGTAAGTTACTGCCCCTTCATAATAactcattttaattttcaataatAACCAATAAATATCATAAGTAATggaaaagattcagcaggattgACATCAATGAGTTTGAAACCAGAACCAAGAGATTATAATAACTGGTGAAGTGGGAACAGACTGAGGGTTTTTTCTCTCTAAAATAGGTTGAGTAGTGATCTGATTAATATTGGGAAAGACTGCAATGTAATGGTATCTGAAGGGATTTTTGGGAGGGAACACTGGAACTAGGACTAAATTCAAGCTTGTCCACAGTCATTCCATTGGGGAATTTATGGGGACTTCTTTACTGGGAGGATGGTGGGAATATGGATTGCTCCCATTGGGAGTGGTGGAAACAAAGAGCACTAGGGAGATGGGAAGGATACATGGACAGGGTCAGgtgtgggatgggggtgaggCTTGTAAAGAACTTAAACACAGCACAAATGCCCATGTCCCGTAATGTTCCAAAGAAACCTGGTAAGGCGTTATATTTGTCAATTTTCTCTTTAACAGACTCTCCTAGTGTCCCCAGAATTTCATTGTACTGAAGAAATCCTGACTATTGTCTCGTTGCTGTCGGTGgacagtgtcctgtacaacccaCGAGCACAGCAGGATGAAGTGCTTTCTGCCAGGAGGAAGTTCATCTCCAGTGAGGGGGATCACATGACCCTCCTGAACATATATCATGCTTTCAAAAACATGCGAGGACAAAAGGCAAGGAGGATTCTGTGTTTCCCCTTGGGGACCTTAAACGTGAATGTTGGTTGAAATAAGATTAGGGTTTACCTGATTCACCTATCGTTCTGTAATCAAGTGACGCACGAATAAGCATATCGTCTCATCCTAACAATGTCTGTCGGTCAGTCTCCACCAAATAGGCACAGTGACCCAAATGCAAAAACATAAGGTGTCAGGATTGCCCCTCAGTGTCCTGGTATCAGAGGGGTAATCCTCAGATACCAGGACACAGGACTTTGTATATGAAACCAGGATGTTAGAAAAACCTTCTTTTGGTTCACTAAGTCCTTCATGGAGAGAGGTCTGCGACGTAAACAACAGTAATACGTTTGATTCAGCCTCTCTGAAATGCCCCAGCATGGCCTCATTTCAGAGGGGATCCAATTAATGTCTTGTCCACATTCCACAAATAATTGCCTGTAGCATCACCCTGTGATTATCTGGCCCCAGTTATGAATCCACTGTGAAATATTACTCAAGTTGCACTTCCATTAGTTTGAGTTCAACATCTCTTAGAGAACATTTTGCTGAAATCCAAGTCTGCACGTCCATGGACTGACCTCAGTCAAGTTCTTTTCATCGTGTCCGCAAAGAAAATGAACAAGTTAGATTAGCAAAGCTTCCTCTTCGTGATTCCACATCAGGTTGTTTCATGCTTCTATTTCTACTCTTACTCCATAATCCTAAACTTTAATAGGGGTTCCCATCATCCCGTCCACAATTGATGTTGGACTATGGGCTGTAGTTTCCTAGTTGTTTCAGGTACCTGCTTTTGGAAGTTAGAGCAGCATCTACCATTGGGCTCCCACTGAAAGCTGGAGATTTCTGGAAGATTTATGTCTGAGTCCCTGCAGATTCCTCCTTTTTAAGCATCTTCAGACACATCTTCATCCATCTTTTGAATCTGAAATTCAGTATCCAGAGCTGATGTAAATGTGCTGAAAGTGATGCATCTGGTGCTGTAACTTGGCGAAACCCTTCTAGATTTACTTTGTTGAGATCTAAGGCAAACAAAAAGTTATTGAGCACTTGTTCAACATGTGTGACAGTGTCATTTGCTTCAGTGAGTTCATATTCTGTTTAATATTGATAGTCAGGTCTATGACTTGACCAGAAGAACTGTTAGTATCCAGTTTGTGACAGTACAGGTGGCACCTCAAGTCCAGGCTTACAGAGAACAGTCACTTGCTGCTCTGGGAATTGTGAATACCTTGAACTGCTCAAAAGGGAAAGAATTAAAGTAGCCTGTAAGGTGTGGTTGCTTCTGAGATGACTGAATGTCTGATCTGTGTCTACCAAGTATTTCTAATGTTGCATTTCTGTTTTGTCCAACGTCTGGTGTTCAGGAATGGTGCAGAGAGAACTTTGTCAATAGCCGAAACATGACAATGGTGGCAGAGGTTAGACACCAGCTACGGGACATCTGTGTGAAGGTAAAGCCCGTTTCTCACCCAGTTGCCTACTCCCTGTCACTGGTGATCAAGTTGAATGTCCATCCTGTTTCCTTATGGCATGAGCTGGGATGTCCAACAGGGACCAGGAAGTGCCTGGTCTGTTGGACAGTCAGTCAGCTTGAGGCTGTGCCACCTTGGCTGTTAAATGGCAAATTAATTTCAACATGTGCTGAGGTGGCAGGTTTTGGAGGTTTGAGACCAGCcgagacaaagcagcccatctgAATGTCACTCAGTCTGCAACAGAAACATTCTGTCCGTCACctcggcacacagtggctgcattgGGTTGCCATGGTCGAGCTTTAGACAGCCCCTCTGATACCCAGCCAGAGGACTGAGGTATGCGGATGCATCATCTTCTCTCAgctttttgggggtggggtgaacATCAAAGTTAACAAAATTTAACACATCACAATTGTTTGCTtaacttcatctgccacatgCCTGCCCACTTCATGTTGTGTGGCTGATGTCTGTAACTATCCTCTTCACTGTTTTCTACGTTTCTGGGTTTGGTCACAACTGCACAAGTTGAAGTTCTGAGTCATTAATGTGTATCAAGCTGGACCCTGGGGACTTCACTGGGTGTACTTGCCTTCAGTAATCATTTACcatgcttgaaaatcaaaaaggctgcagatgtcagaaatctgaaataaaaacagaaaatgctggaaacactcagcagttcaggcagcatctgtggagagagaaatggggttaaCACTTTGAGTCAATGAAGCAGGGAAGTGAGAAAACCAGTTAGTTTTAAGAtgtggagaaggtggggaagggatagaaaggacaaagggaatatctgtaatagggtgaggccaaggttgctgTGAGAATAAGTTGCAACGGTCTCTGGTCAatagttaatgggggcagttagagagagagagagaaaatggaacaaaAGCCATGAGTTGAGGGCTGTTAGATTGTGAGAATACAGACAAAGGTGAAAGGGTGGAGTCGAGGGGTCTAGGACATACCAGCAGGTCACGTGCTAATGTCAGGACGGATGATTTGGAGCAGAAATGGTTAGGCAGAGAAGGTGGGTTACTGGAAGCTGTAGAGTTtgatactgagtccagaaggctgcaccgTGTCCAGGCAGAAGGTagggtgttgttccttgagctttgcTAAACACTGGTTGAGCTGCACTGGGGGTATTGTGTGTTGGTCtgatcaccacactgtaggaaggatgtgattacacaggAGAGAGTAAGAAGCATTTAGCCGACATTTAAATAGTCAGAGCGTAGAAGGGAACGGTGCTGATGAGggcaggtaggattagtgtagatgggcaaaaaggtcggcatggatgtggtgggccgaagggtctgtgctgtacagctcttgtacagtgcaggaggccacagatggatGGGTCAGTGGGATGGTGAGTTAAATGGCAGATCACAGGGTGCTCGGTTGCCCCTGTGCCTGAACACAGTTACTCCAATATAGAGGTGACATTGGTGAACAGCGAATGCAGGAAATCTAATGAGGATGGTGGTTGTTGGGGTGGAGCTGCAGAGGGCATGGTTCCTTTGAAACACTTAAAGGGGATGTCCCTTAGTCAGTTTTATACAGCAAGTGCAATTGTTAACCTGCTGTTAGTGAATAAAATAATCCATTGACATAGTCAGTGTTTGTTCATATATTAGGAGTTGTTTCAGGCACCCATTCTTCATCAACAGTCTTAGTGGGGAAGGTGTGTCTGTTGAGGAATAGTGAGCTTGTGCTGGATGTCTCCCAAGGTTGACGTTCCAACAGTGCTCACTGGGCAGTGGTGAGCCCAGCCATTCTGGGTGaggttcctctgccatttccctcacTGTAGCTTTGCACAGTGGggatgtttgttttaaaaaaacaaatggaaagttGCTGTGATCTAAtttgtttgtttctcttttagTTCGGAGTTCATTTGGAGTCTTCCCGTTCGGACACGGGCAATATCCGGCGGTGCTTGGCGCACAGTCTGTTTCTGAATGCTGCAGAGCTTCAGCTGGATGGGACCTACTTAACCCTGGATTCTCGGCATCCAGTGACAATCCATCCCTCCTCGGTCCTTTTCCACTCCAAACCTTCCTATGTCTTGTATAATGAGCTGCTGCACACCTCCAAGTGTTACATGCGAGATTTGTGCGTGGTGGATCCCGAGTGGTTGTACGAGGCAGCCCCGGAATACTTCGGGAGAAAGTTAAAGGGAGCAAAAACCTAATGGATCCCGTTGGTCCCAAGTGCAGCGTCGGACTTCACCCTATCTGTTGTAATGATGAACGCTGTGGGTTTCTGGAGGACTGACATCCTCCCGGTTTAAGCTGAACAACCTGCCTagttttttaaatcaattttataCGTTTTGCAAAGTGAACCAATACAATTTGCTGTGTTGAGCTTTTCTAAAGCAGCATCCGATAACGACAGCGACACAAAACTGAAACTACATCAGGAGGAGGTGTGTTCTGCCCTGCTGCCTGTGGTGCTTTGTGTTGCTGCGGCCTTTGGTCAGGACATGGAGTGGGACCTGGACTCTGGAACCACTTCAAGCGCAGCTGGAAGGGATGTAAACAGCATTGGCTTTTTGTCATCTTTTGAATTGTTTGGTCTCAGggaagtatgtgtgtgtgagagtgtctGTGAATTGCATGGTCATTCTTGTGTGTCTGAGAATTTCATGTTGAACCCAGTGGCTTAGGGGAGAAAAATTAAATGATCACTCGCTGGACTTGTTCACTCTTTGATTCTTTATCCGAGCATTGTGTTTTCAGCTGTTTGCTTTGTTTAATTTGAAGGACATAACTGAGCTTATTTAACCCCATTGTCAGACTGGAAGAAGCTGGAGTAGTTTTGCTGCCCATGGATTAGGAAACAGGAACAGAATCCTGATGCAGAGGATTGAGAGGCGCTCCCTGCAGTGTGGCCAAGTGCAGAGGATTGAGAGGTGCTCCCTGCGGAGTGTGGCCAAGTGCAGAGGATTGAGAGGCGCTCCCTGCAGAGTGTGGCCAAGTGCAGAGGATTGAGAGATGCTCCCTGCAGAGTCTGGCTAAGTGCAGGCTGTCCCTGTGAGGATGCTGGGTTAACCCATGTGGGCAGTGTGGAAATGCTGAGTGCTGATGTCAGAAGAGGAAAGTTAGCCTCACACATCACTGGTTTTCAGTATTAATCATTCAGGAAGGATGTCTTTTGGGGAATTCTAAgcttctgaaaataaaataatcagcATTCTAGGAGAACTATCCAAACAGAAGCATCTCCTGCCCTCCAGGTTAACATCAATTTTTAACAGAATCtttagtttcatttttttttgccacaatTCACTTGTCTGTTCCCCTTCAGGCACCTGTTCTGCCGAGGCATTGTTTCCTGATGCTGCTCCTCCTGAACAACTTGAGGAACTGCAGTCAAACGTGATCCTGTGCCCTGGTGTCTGTGTATCCAGGCCACACCGGTCAGCGAGATAACTAGGACTTCCTGTAGAAGGGGTGTACAAACCCTAACTCAGCTCTCTCCAAAACCACAAAGAGCTGTTGCAATAAAACTTCCCAGAATGCGATATTCTCTGTGCTTGTCCACTTTCAGCAGCGATTGTCAACCTGTGGGAACTGGAACTGTCTGTGGTGAAACCTTTCTTCAACAAACAGTTATGGAAACTCTATCTGTATTAAATTCTGAGCTTGGTCTCTTTCCATTTAGCCTGCAGTGCAGTT comes from Pristis pectinata isolate sPriPec2 chromosome 21, sPriPec2.1.pri, whole genome shotgun sequence and encodes:
- the dhx33 gene encoding ATP-dependent RNA helicase DHX33, which produces MEPRPPPAKRLRLRAAAGGGRSGNYVFAHNMEQQRRDLPIYRARAKLIGQLRHLDTAIIIGETGSGKTTQIPQYLYEASIGGHGVIAVTQPRRVAAISLAARVSEEKKTELGTLIGYTVRFEDLTSHKSKIKFLTDGMLLREAMVDPLLRRYSVVILDEAHERTVQTDVLFGIVKSAQKKRKELGKMPLKVIVMSATMDVDLFSQYFNQAPVLYLEGRQHSIQIFYTKEPQTDYLHASLVSIFQIHQEAQPSHNVLVFLTGQEEIEAMSRTCKQIAKNLPQGSCQMSVFPLYASLPHLQQLRVFQPGQKDRRKVILSTNIAETSVTIPGIKYVVDTGMVKAKRYTPESGLEVLAVQQVSKAQAWQRAGRAGRQHSGICYRLYTEEEFEKFLNMTVPEIQRCNLSSVMLQLLALGIPNILTFDFISKPSPDAVRAAIEQLEQLGAVECKDNQISLTPLGKKMAAFPLEPRFSKTLLVSPEFHCTEEILTIVSLLSVDSVLYNPRAQQDEVLSARRKFISSEGDHMTLLNIYHAFKNMRGQKEWCRENFVNSRNMTMVAEVRHQLRDICVKFGVHLESSRSDTGNIRRCLAHSLFLNAAELQLDGTYLTLDSRHPVTIHPSSVLFHSKPSYVLYNELLHTSKCYMRDLCVVDPEWLYEAAPEYFGRKLKGAKT